The region GTTTCGAGACACTCAAGCTCGGTGTAAAACATCGCAGCTGGATCGATTCGATTGGCTTCCAGAAATGCCTCGCGTTGTTGTACGACATCTGTCTTTGCGAGTGCCGGCAAAACGATCCCCCATACGCCGGTAATGACAAGCATGACCAGCGTCAGAGCGAACCAACCTTTGGATGTTGCAGCATTCGGCATAACAGTTACCAAGGAATCACTTTGAAGGCGATGTAAGCCATGATCAGCGTCAGCACCACGTTGAGCGTCTGACCGCAAATGTAAAGTACCAGCGGCTTGCCTCCATAAAACTGCGACGACAACTGCCGGAAGTTCAGATCGATTCCAATGCAGACAAACGCCAGGCAAAAGAGCCATCCACGCAGTCCTTTGGTAACCGAAGTGGTCGCGGAGACCAACACTTCTCCTTGATCGGAGGAAGCGTAGATCAACGAGGCGACAATCGATGCTCCAATAAAGCCGAGAACGAACTTAGGAAAGCGTTTCCAGATTTCACCGGCACCAATCTTGGGAGCTTCGCCATCTTCAGAGTCCGAACGCGTCGTCCAGTAAACGGCGACGCCAAACGCGATCACGCCGATCAGGATGTTCTGGATCATCTTCACGGTAGTAGCAACTTCCAATGCTTCCTGGCCGAGAATTCCCCCGGCAACCGCGACGGCACCGGTGGCATCAATCGTTCCGCCGATCCAAGCACCACCCACTTCCGCGTCTAAACCCATCACGGTAATCAACACCGGCATGACAGCCATCATGATGGCTGTGAAGCAGAGCGAAAGCCCAATCGCGACCGACAGTTCTTCCTTCTTCGCACGACATGCGGCGGCCGTTGCGATGGCAGCCGAGACACCACACACCGACATATCGGCCGAGATGGTCATATTGAGCGATGCGGACTTCATCTTCAGAATCTTCTGTCCAAACCAGAAGGTGGTGACCAGCACGATCGGTGTGACCACCCAAGCAATCATGATGCCAGGCATCCCGAGCGCCATCAGGCGACTGAACAAAACTTCCGCCCCCAGTAGCACCAGGCCGGTCTTGATGTACAACTCCGTTCGCATGGCCGCTTCGCCCATCGCCCCGAAGGCCTGTTTGCCGATTGTGTTGCCGATGATCAACCCAACAACGAGTGCCCACAGGGCATACTCGAGGTTGTAACTTTTCACGACCGTCTGTCCGGCCAAGATGTAAGCAATGGTCGCCAGCAGAAATAAAATCAAAAAGCCACCGAGGAACGCTCCAGGATTCGCCGCCGGTCGCATTAGCGGGGCCAGAGCCGTCATCAGCACGCCAAGGATGATCAATGCCCCTAAAATGCCAGGCCAAGTTAACTTCGGTTTATCGGCGGGGCCACTGAACGCTTCGAGCGGATTGGCAGTCCACCCCCCTGGCTTGGCGACATACCCCTTTAAGGGACTTTCGATTGAGGTAACCGTTTCGCCGTCGGTTTTCGCGTTCCCCATAGTGAACGTCGCCGCAAAGCAGAGGATCAATAATAAAACGCCAGCGAATATCGCAATGACGTCTTCCGAGAGGCCACGCTGGTTCTCAGGGGAGGACGCAGGGGTCGCTTCTGATTGGCTCATAGAGGCAGTTCGGCATTAAGGGAGCGGTTTTGGCGGGCAAACAATCACCAAAAATATAACCAAATCGTTAAGAGTTCCCAAGCCAGACCCCCACAAGATCAAGCTCTCTGCGGCGAATCACCCCCTAGAATACCCAGGGATTGGCAGAATAGGAAAATCCCTTACCCCTTGTGACGAGAATCTCGCGGAGATCGCTGCAAGGATGGTCCCACTTACAGTAGAATGCGTTATGGCCAATCCCCCTCGAACGACGTACTATCGAAACGAAGTGGGGAGGTCGCTAATGAAACTTCTTGGTTCGGAGGCCCCTCGCAGGCTGCGCATGTTTCCCGACGAGACTGCCCACAGCAATTTGAAAGACAACGAGCGGGTCGTGCTCTACCCTTCCTATGCCTATCCCGATCCGGATAAAAACGGATGGATACTTCAGGTTCATGGAAGTGTATCCGAGGCGGTACCGGAAAATCTGCCGCGCAAAATTCTGATTCGTGTGCTCGCTCGTTTGATGGGAGCCACCCAGGAACAGCTCGAAACGGCGGTCTTCAAGCAACGCATTCTCGGCTTCACCGTTTATCAACATGGCGGTAAGCAAATTGCCGTGAAGATCGGCGATAAGCTTTATCAGTTGCGCGGCAAGACCAAGAAGAACGGCCAGTTCCGCGGTACGGTGCTGATTCCTAACGAAGATGTCGACACTATCGCGATGACCGTCGGCGCGACGCGGCATGTGCGTTACGCGATCCACTCGCAGTATGATGTCGCGACCCCGCTGGAAGGCCTGGTCAAGCTAATCGACCATCAAGGGGTATCGGTCATTTCCGATATCGACGACACCGTCAAGCATACTCAAGTGGCGACACGCAAGGATATGCTTGCCAACACGTTTCTGCATGAATTCGCGACGGTGCCGGGGATGGTCGAGCTTTATCAGAAGTGGT is a window of Bremerella sp. TYQ1 DNA encoding:
- a CDS encoding YeiH family protein; amino-acid sequence: MSQSEATPASSPENQRGLSEDVIAIFAGVLLLILCFAATFTMGNAKTDGETVTSIESPLKGYVAKPGGWTANPLEAFSGPADKPKLTWPGILGALIILGVLMTALAPLMRPAANPGAFLGGFLILFLLATIAYILAGQTVVKSYNLEYALWALVVGLIIGNTIGKQAFGAMGEAAMRTELYIKTGLVLLGAEVLFSRLMALGMPGIMIAWVVTPIVLVTTFWFGQKILKMKSASLNMTISADMSVCGVSAAIATAAACRAKKEELSVAIGLSLCFTAIMMAVMPVLITVMGLDAEVGGAWIGGTIDATGAVAVAGGILGQEALEVATTVKMIQNILIGVIAFGVAVYWTTRSDSEDGEAPKIGAGEIWKRFPKFVLGFIGASIVASLIYASSDQGEVLVSATTSVTKGLRGWLFCLAFVCIGIDLNFRQLSSQFYGGKPLVLYICGQTLNVVLTLIMAYIAFKVIPW
- a CDS encoding phosphatase domain-containing protein is translated as MKLLGSEAPRRLRMFPDETAHSNLKDNERVVLYPSYAYPDPDKNGWILQVHGSVSEAVPENLPRKILIRVLARLMGATQEQLETAVFKQRILGFTVYQHGGKQIAVKIGDKLYQLRGKTKKNGQFRGTVLIPNEDVDTIAMTVGATRHVRYAIHSQYDVATPLEGLVKLIDHQGVSVISDIDDTVKHTQVATRKDMLANTFLHEFATVPGMVELYQKWYEQGASFHYVTSSPWQLFEPLSELFKDKGLPDGSFHMKSVRFRDPTVLQLFIARRWGKRKAIKQLLRTFPDRKFVLVGDSGEKDPETYGLMANKFPDQVAKIFIRDLGGKNSNEKRYAKAFKGVPKEKWHCFQCPTELHDYDVSVSTEHVDTED